A genome region from Gigantopelta aegis isolate Gae_Host chromosome 3, Gae_host_genome, whole genome shotgun sequence includes the following:
- the LOC121368177 gene encoding uncharacterized protein LOC121368177, which produces MNLTEGEVVFCLENLLKLTGAKDQIPKRGLPFLNAIILGFHMTFPFQNSILMAEDPTKRHRPTMAEIKEDMLSKRGGMCYTQNVFLYYLLQAIGYNVYFCPATVSTSVTNPYNHIVCLVKNVVTTDDVYLADTACGYPTFTAVSMQFDKESPVFKESFMEYKFIRHEGKILYMLGKGWFKPKIPLPFDLYIDGFRRFYSFELQFISDLRQFDDVFQNVYTLPELSPFHSNLRLISFPNKLALIFVSNKMKTENGDHEFDCVTFDDNEDLLKSYLKHFPQLGEQTVRSAIKNWQLALK; this is translated from the coding sequence atgAATTTGACGGAGGGCGAAGTCGTGTTTTGTCTTGAAAATCTGCTGAAACTGACTGGAGCAAAAGACCAGATTCCAAAACGAGGACTGCCATTCCTCAATGCTATAATCCTTGGATTCCATATGACCTTCCCCTTCCAGAATAGCATCCTCATGGCCGAAGATCCAACGAAACGACATCGCCCAACAATGGCTGAAATTAAAGAAGACATGCTTTCGAAACGTGGCGGAATGTGCTACACCCAAAACGTATTTCTCTATTATCTGCTGCAAGCCATTGGGTACAACGTGTATTTCTGCCCAGCAACTGTATCAACCTCCGTGACAAATCCGTACAACCACATCGTCTGTCTGGTAAAGAACGTCGTCACCACTGATGACGTATATCTAGCAGATACTGCATGCGGTTATCCAACGTTTACTGCGGTTTCCATGCAGTTTGATAAGGAGTCACCTGTGTTCAAAGAATCCTTCATGGAATACAAGTTCATAAGGCACGAAGGGAAGATTCTATATATGCTCGGTAAAGGTTGGTTCAAACCGAAAATACCTCTTCCATTTGATCTCTATATTGATGGATTCAGGCGATTTTATTCCTTTGAACTCCAGTTCATATCTGATCTGCGCCAATTTGATGACGTTTTTCAAAACGTCTACACACTTCCGGAGTTGTCTCCCTTTCATTCAAACCTCAGACTAATATCGTTTCCAAACAAGCTAGCGCTGATATTTGTgagtaataaaatgaaaactgaaaatggTGATCATGAATTCGATTGTGTAACATTTGATGACAACGAAGATTTGTTGAAAAGTTACCTGAAACATTTCCCACAACTTGGCGAGCAGACT